From the Terriglobales bacterium genome, one window contains:
- a CDS encoding sigma-70 family RNA polymerase sigma factor — translation AEAEDLTQEAFLQLYRKIATFRGESAFSTWLHRMAVNVVLMHLRKKSLNQVSLDETLEPQQEDSPRRDFGAEDTSLAGSVDRVHLERAIGSLPPGYRMIFVLHDVEGFEHNEIAEMMGCSIGNSKSQLHKARMKLRDLLKSSRAEKALKR, via the coding sequence GGCGGAGGCGGAAGACCTGACGCAGGAGGCGTTCCTGCAGCTCTACCGCAAGATCGCAACCTTTCGCGGCGAGTCGGCGTTCTCCACCTGGCTGCACCGCATGGCGGTCAATGTGGTTCTGATGCATCTTCGCAAGAAGAGCCTGAATCAGGTTTCGCTGGACGAAACCCTGGAGCCGCAGCAGGAGGACAGCCCGCGCAGGGATTTTGGAGCAGAAGATACGTCGCTGGCTGGATCCGTCGATCGTGTCCACCTGGAACGCGCCATCGGCAGCCTGCCGCCGGGCTACCGCATGATATTTGTCCTGCACGACGTGGAGGGGTTCGAACATAATGAGATTGCCGAGATGATGGGTTGTTCAATCGGCAACAGCAAATCGCAGCTGCACAAGGCGAGAATGAAACTGCGGGATCTCCTCAAGTCCAGCAGAGCCGAAAAGGCCTTAAAGCGGTGA